A region of Thermococcus barossii DNA encodes the following proteins:
- a CDS encoding ASCH domain-containing protein — protein sequence MRVYHLRVREEYLDYIKSGEKRIEVRVAYPQLRGIKPGDKIIFNDSVPAVVTGVKRYETFRQVLREEPVGKIFPDEPSFERAVKRFHGMYPKWKENRYGVIAIRFKLLGEGR from the coding sequence ATGAGGGTCTATCACCTGAGGGTCCGCGAGGAGTACCTGGACTACATAAAGTCCGGGGAGAAGAGGATAGAGGTCCGGGTGGCGTATCCGCAGCTTAGAGGTATAAAACCGGGGGATAAGATAATCTTCAACGACTCGGTTCCCGCCGTGGTAACCGGGGTCAAGCGCTACGAAACATTCCGACAGGTCTTGAGGGAGGAACCGGTAGGAAAAATCTTTCCCGACGAGCCGAGCTTCGAGAGGGCCGTTAAGAGGTTTCACGGCATGTATCCCAAGTGGAAGGAGAACCGCTACGGCGTCATAGCCATTAGGTTCAAGCTCCTCGGTGAGGGGAGATGA
- a CDS encoding class III signal peptide-containing protein — MRRAQGALEYLFMLAAVLILVTIAARVVLNGTRNLNEAISNYTTQVRKQILEDL, encoded by the coding sequence ATGAGACGAGCCCAGGGAGCCCTTGAGTACCTGTTCATGCTGGCGGCGGTTCTGATTCTGGTAACCATAGCCGCCAGGGTGGTTCTCAACGGCACGAGGAATCTCAACGAGGCGATATCAAACTACACAACCCAAGTAAGGAAGCAGATTCTCGAAGATCTATGA
- a CDS encoding A24 family peptidase C-terminal domain-containing protein, with product MDYVPLLLGLVMGAVTSYTDVKTGFVFDNHIFPTLTLIGKLLGWEEEDEEESLPGWIPKLIIPAVEVGVLYYLYLGLSQGNTLLAASGFIGLILGFVLGLLLYYLGAWASGDAVILAGFSALLPYAPATASIVAPYTVEYPLYPLTILLNSIIAIFPFIFVYAFGVLIARRKFAELREIFTDRARLTLEVSLWIMAALGLRLIIRETVGVSIVGLWSWIFTIAAIYVFGRFRKVGDAVGIGVLAYLAYQEPVTTAEAFLKLLAVLYLFKVFFSLVKFMRTEVLMEEVTVEELREWDILGETVFEKDGKILRDRNDAFTRIKNALLSADLGALHPDYGRVIASSSAEGLSGEQIEELKRLVEEGMLENSFLRKKSMPFAPALFLGFLISYFWGDIFWWIQLKIAGM from the coding sequence ATGGATTACGTTCCCCTGCTTTTGGGGCTGGTTATGGGAGCCGTTACTTCGTACACTGACGTAAAGACCGGATTCGTTTTTGACAATCACATCTTTCCGACGCTCACTCTGATAGGAAAGCTCCTTGGATGGGAAGAGGAGGATGAGGAGGAAAGCCTTCCCGGGTGGATTCCCAAACTGATAATCCCCGCCGTTGAGGTCGGGGTGCTCTACTACCTTTACCTTGGGCTCAGCCAGGGAAACACACTCCTGGCCGCCTCCGGCTTCATTGGTCTCATACTGGGCTTCGTTCTCGGGTTGCTTCTCTACTACCTCGGCGCATGGGCCAGCGGCGATGCCGTTATACTGGCGGGCTTCTCGGCTCTCCTGCCATACGCGCCGGCAACCGCATCTATCGTTGCGCCCTACACCGTTGAGTATCCCCTCTACCCCCTAACCATACTGCTCAACAGCATCATCGCGATATTCCCCTTCATCTTCGTTTACGCCTTTGGGGTGCTCATCGCCAGAAGGAAGTTTGCCGAGCTGAGGGAGATATTCACCGACAGGGCACGGCTTACCCTCGAAGTATCCCTCTGGATAATGGCCGCCCTCGGGCTGAGGCTGATAATCCGCGAGACCGTAGGGGTTTCCATCGTCGGGCTGTGGTCATGGATATTCACAATCGCCGCGATATACGTCTTCGGAAGGTTCAGGAAGGTAGGAGACGCGGTAGGAATCGGGGTTTTGGCGTACCTGGCATATCAGGAACCAGTTACCACCGCGGAAGCGTTCCTGAAGCTCCTCGCCGTGCTGTACCTGTTCAAGGTCTTCTTTTCCCTCGTGAAGTTCATGCGCACCGAGGTTCTCATGGAAGAAGTAACTGTGGAGGAGCTCAGGGAGTGGGACATACTTGGCGAGACCGTCTTTGAGAAGGATGGAAAAATCCTCAGGGACAGAAACGACGCCTTCACAAGGATAAAGAACGCCCTTCTAAGTGCGGACCTGGGAGCACTTCATCCGGATTACGGAAGGGTGATAGCTTCCTCAAGTGCCGAAGGGCTGAGCGGGGAGCAGATAGAAGAGCTGAAGCGGCTCGTCGAGGAGGGGATGCTTGAGAACAGCTTTCTGAGAAAGAAGTCCATGCCCTTCGCACCGGCGCTCTTCCTCGGCTTTCTGATAAGCTACTTCTGGGGCGACATCTTCTGGTGGATTCAGCTGAAGATAGCCGGGATGTGA